CTGTGACATTGAAAAATGATATTCTGACGTTCGAATACAGCGGCACCACAAGCCTGCTGGGAGTTCCCGTTGCTCGTGAATCCGATACAATCTCAGCAAAGCTCGCTCAAGGTGGAAAAGCTTTGGCCGTGACTCGCACGACTTTCGAAGGCCCCGTTGCAGGCATCGGCAAAAAAGGCAAAGCTCTCTGCGCTTACACAAGATAATATAAAGAAGTATCTGAAAACCAAAAGGAAGCCCCCGGGCTTCCTTTTTTTATTTGCACGACTCGCCTTCGTGACAAATGAGTTCCTGATCCGAAGAGGTTGATGAGGCCTGATTAGAAATACCGCCAAAATATTCAAGCGCTGCGAAGCACGCGATCGCACCTACGATCAGTGCACATAATCCAAAAATGATTCGAGTTTGTTTTTTCACGGAATAGACTCTAAATCATTTTCTATTTTATGAGAAATGATTTTTCTAAACGCTGAGCAGTTTGTCAGAGATGATGCTGTGGACGCCCATGGCGAAAAATTCTTTCGCGCGCTCGACATCGTTCACGGTGTATACGGCGATTTGATAACCAAGCTTCATGAATTTCTCAACGCGCTCTTTGGACGTCATCTTTTGATCCCAATGCAGGAACTGCGCATCACAGAGTGGAAGAAGACTCATCTGCTTTAAAAACCAATAATTTTTTGGTTCATCATCTTCACTGACCAACAGGGCCCGGGAAACTTCCGGAACAAAGCCCTTCGCACGAATGAGACTAAACGGATTAAAACTCGAAAACACAACACGTTCTTCGGCGTTATATTTTTTCACAAGCTGACTCACGCGAATCTCAAGCGCAGGATCCACCGCCGAATCCGTCTTCAGTTCTATGTTCAAAAAATCAGGTACATCTTTTGATGCAAGTACTTGCTCTAACGTGGTCAAATTCGAAGCAAAAACTCTCGCTTGCTCTAACGTCAAAGCTTTCATATCCACGGGCGCTTTATGCAGACGTTTCAGATTCGCATCATGGTAGAGCACCGGCACATAATCACGCGTCAGGCGGACGTCGAACTCCACCATTTGACTGCCGCGCTTTTTAGCAGCCTGCAAAGACTCCAGAGTATTTTCTGTAGTCCCATCCGTCCAAAATCCGCGGTGAGTTTGAAACTTTTTTTCTAATAACATCATGACTATTTTTTCTTCTTTGTTAAATCCGTCGGTGTAAACTCTGGGTTATCACGTTTTCCGCTAAGGAGCCATTTGTGCGAAACTTTCCCAACCTGAGA
The DNA window shown above is from Bdellovibrionales bacterium and carries:
- a CDS encoding glycerophosphodiester phosphodiesterase — encoded protein: MMLLEKKFQTHRGFWTDGTTENTLESLQAAKKRGSQMVEFDVRLTRDYVPVLYHDANLKRLHKAPVDMKALTLEQARVFASNLTTLEQVLASKDVPDFLNIELKTDSAVDPALEIRVSQLVKKYNAEERVVFSSFNPFSLIRAKGFVPEVSRALLVSEDDEPKNYWFLKQMSLLPLCDAQFLHWDQKMTSKERVEKFMKLGYQIAVYTVNDVERAKEFFAMGVHSIISDKLLSV